A genomic window from Chlorobium phaeobacteroides DSM 266 includes:
- a CDS encoding phosphoglycerate kinase, translated as MQKKTLSDVAIQGKRVLMRVDFNVPIDEEKNITDDKRIVEALPSIKKIIDGGGRLILMSHLGRPKGKVNAEFSLAPVAHRLSELLDTPVAMAKDCIGTEVMQAALALQDGEVMLLENLRFHAEEEANNPDFAKELASLGEIFVNDAFGTAHRAHASTEGITHYVPVAVAGYLIEKELNYLGKALDNPERPFVAILGGSKISGKIDVLENLFTKVDTVLIGGAMVFTFFKAQGLNVGNSLVEDNKLDLAQALLKQAADKGINLLLPDDVLVAATISSDASSHVEAVNSMSDGMIGVDIGPKTIEKYRNEILAARTVLWNGPMGVFEIDNFAEGTFAIAKALAEATSSGAITIVGGGDSAAAIAKAALSDSITHISTGGGASLEFLEGKALPGIEALND; from the coding sequence ATGCAGAAAAAGACCTTGTCTGACGTAGCAATCCAAGGCAAACGGGTATTAATGCGCGTCGATTTTAATGTCCCTATCGATGAAGAAAAAAATATCACCGATGACAAAAGAATCGTTGAGGCCCTTCCTTCCATAAAAAAAATCATCGACGGGGGTGGGCGCCTGATTCTCATGTCCCATCTGGGCAGGCCAAAAGGAAAGGTGAATGCCGAGTTTTCGCTTGCTCCTGTTGCGCACAGACTTTCGGAACTTCTTGATACTCCCGTTGCCATGGCTAAAGACTGCATCGGCACGGAAGTCATGCAGGCGGCTCTCGCTCTTCAGGACGGCGAAGTGATGCTTCTTGAAAATCTCAGATTTCACGCCGAAGAGGAGGCCAACAACCCGGATTTCGCAAAAGAGCTTGCTTCGCTTGGAGAGATTTTTGTGAACGATGCGTTTGGAACTGCCCACAGAGCCCATGCGTCGACAGAGGGAATTACCCATTATGTCCCCGTAGCGGTTGCCGGCTATCTTATCGAAAAGGAACTGAACTATCTTGGGAAAGCTCTTGACAACCCCGAAAGACCTTTTGTGGCAATTCTCGGCGGATCGAAAATATCCGGCAAGATCGATGTGCTTGAAAATCTCTTTACAAAAGTCGATACGGTGCTCATAGGCGGAGCCATGGTGTTTACCTTTTTCAAGGCTCAGGGGCTCAATGTCGGAAACTCCCTGGTTGAAGACAACAAACTCGACCTTGCTCAGGCGCTGCTCAAACAGGCCGCCGATAAGGGAATCAACCTCCTTCTTCCGGACGATGTTCTGGTGGCTGCGACTATTTCTTCCGACGCGTCTTCGCATGTTGAGGCGGTCAACAGCATGAGCGACGGGATGATCGGTGTTGATATCGGCCCGAAAACCATCGAAAAATACCGGAATGAAATTCTTGCCGCCCGCACCGTGCTGTGGAACGGTCCTATGGGAGTTTTTGAAATCGACAACTTTGCCGAGGGAACATTCGCCATTGCGAAAGCTCTTGCCGAAGCGACCTCCTCCGGGGCAATAACCATTGTGGGGGGGGGCGATTCTGCTGCCGCTATCGCTAAAGCAGCGCTTTCGGACTCTATCACCCATATTTCAACGGGCGGAGGAGCGAGTCTTGAATTTCTCGAGGGGAAAGCGCTTCCCGGAATCGAAGCACTGAACGATTAA
- a CDS encoding rhomboid family intramembrane serine protease — MNNNSQPYSPGGFQVIPPAIKLIILANVAIFLFQTSGLGAFITAYGALWPINSHNDTGLSFQIWQPVTYMFLHGSMGHLFFNMFALWIFGTEIENYWGTRQFTIYYFICGIGAALINLLTTIGDPYSTVGASGAIYGILLAFGMMFPERYIYLYFLLPVKAKYFVAGYAFLEFISGLGSRTMGSGSNIAHFAHLGGMLVGFIYITLKRQEWSLSRFISKARPALPKKKSAAIHNISSGTTKPSEEEIDAILDKISRNGYESLTGQERQKLLKAGGKES, encoded by the coding sequence ATGAACAATAACAGCCAGCCATACAGTCCCGGGGGGTTCCAGGTAATTCCCCCGGCTATAAAGCTTATCATTCTTGCCAATGTGGCGATATTTTTATTCCAGACCAGCGGACTTGGCGCATTTATTACCGCCTATGGAGCGTTGTGGCCGATCAATTCGCATAACGACACTGGCCTCTCGTTTCAGATATGGCAACCGGTAACCTACATGTTTCTTCATGGCAGCATGGGGCACCTGTTCTTCAATATGTTCGCGCTCTGGATTTTCGGAACGGAGATTGAAAATTACTGGGGAACCCGTCAGTTCACGATCTATTATTTTATCTGCGGCATCGGAGCCGCACTTATCAACCTGCTGACGACCATCGGAGACCCGTACTCTACTGTCGGCGCTTCGGGAGCTATTTACGGCATTCTCCTCGCTTTCGGGATGATGTTTCCTGAACGGTACATCTATCTCTATTTTCTGCTTCCGGTTAAAGCAAAATATTTTGTTGCGGGCTATGCCTTTCTTGAATTCATTTCGGGCCTTGGCAGCAGAACTATGGGCAGCGGAAGCAATATCGCGCATTTCGCCCATCTCGGCGGTATGCTTGTCGGGTTTATCTACATAACCCTGAAACGTCAGGAGTGGTCGCTTTCCCGTTTCATCAGCAAGGCTCGCCCTGCTCTTCCGAAAAAGAAGAGCGCAGCGATCCACAACATCAGTTCCGGCACTACCAAACCGTCAGAAGAGGAAATCGACGCCATTCTTGACAAGATCTCGCGTAACGGTTATGAATCATTAACCGGGCAGGAACGACAAAAACTGCTCAAAGCGGGGGGCAAAGAGTCATGA
- a CDS encoding YkvA family protein produces the protein MSTKKTNPVFQKAKLKAESLLNDPEKTKKLIQAAFNKADSGKYASSFRAVTGKLNALGRMVRCYVKKEYRDISLQTIVLATAALIYFVWPLDVMADIIPLLGFADDAAIILAVFSSISQDIEKFLAWESSKESGAEVIEYTEIDPPTP, from the coding sequence ATGAGCACAAAAAAAACCAACCCGGTGTTTCAGAAGGCAAAGCTGAAGGCGGAATCGCTCCTTAATGATCCAGAAAAGACAAAAAAGCTCATTCAGGCCGCCTTCAACAAAGCTGATTCCGGAAAATACGCATCATCTTTCCGCGCCGTTACCGGAAAGCTCAATGCCCTGGGAAGAATGGTTCGGTGCTACGTCAAAAAAGAGTATCGCGATATTTCGCTCCAAACCATTGTTCTGGCAACCGCGGCGCTGATATACTTTGTCTGGCCTCTTGACGTGATGGCCGACATTATTCCTCTTTTGGGCTTTGCGGACGACGCGGCAATCATTTTGGCCGTCTTTTCATCTATCAGTCAGGATATAGAAAAATTTCTTGCCTGGGAGAGTTCAAAAGAGAGCGGTGCTGAAGTTATTGAGTATACAGAAATCGACCCCCCCACACCCTGA
- the rlmD gene encoding 23S rRNA (uracil(1939)-C(5))-methyltransferase RlmD: MEKEQYRKGALIELSITDLAEKNQCFGRLDNGMAVMVTGMLAVGDRVSAAIKKIRQRYIEATLVEVLIPSGDRVTPECGFFGVCGGCKMMHIAYEVQKELKRKKIIDAMVHIGGFENPQVKPVMGAVAPLHYRNKIEFSFSARRYLMPGELVLEKPLSSPDFALGFHAPGNFEKVLDVDYCYLAPSSMNEVLALTRSFCLERELSAYSTRSNTGYLRNLVIRSSEHRRQLMVNLVTSWHDSELMRSYAEVLSAAMPNQEMTILNNVTTRKNTVALGEEEFLVAGDGFITERLGKLDFNISANSFFQTNSAQTVLLYDEILRVAGLDIGDTVYDLFCGTGTIALYLSDYCRQVIGLEVSESSVADARKNAALNQREHVLFMQVDLNDHRAMVDALQRHDKPRVIVTDPPRAGMHPKALEVMVRIAPEKIVYVSCNPASLARDGSEICKGGYRLTSLQPVDMFPHTSHIESVACFERE; the protein is encoded by the coding sequence ATGGAAAAAGAGCAGTACAGAAAAGGAGCGCTTATCGAGCTCAGCATTACCGATCTTGCCGAAAAGAACCAGTGCTTCGGGCGACTTGATAACGGTATGGCCGTTATGGTTACAGGGATGCTTGCGGTCGGAGACCGGGTATCGGCAGCGATAAAAAAAATTCGGCAGCGATATATCGAAGCGACTCTCGTTGAGGTGCTGATTCCCTCGGGCGACAGGGTGACGCCTGAGTGCGGCTTTTTTGGCGTTTGTGGAGGATGCAAGATGATGCATATCGCTTATGAGGTGCAGAAGGAGCTCAAGCGTAAAAAGATCATCGACGCCATGGTTCATATCGGAGGTTTCGAAAATCCTCAGGTCAAGCCGGTCATGGGCGCCGTCGCGCCATTACATTACCGCAACAAGATCGAGTTTTCCTTTTCCGCTCGTCGTTACCTCATGCCAGGGGAGCTTGTGCTTGAAAAGCCACTCTCTTCGCCGGATTTTGCCCTTGGGTTCCATGCTCCGGGAAATTTTGAAAAAGTGCTCGATGTTGACTACTGTTATCTTGCGCCTTCGAGCATGAATGAGGTTCTTGCCCTGACGCGCAGTTTTTGTCTTGAGCGCGAACTCAGCGCATACAGCACCAGATCGAATACGGGTTATTTACGAAACCTTGTTATCAGATCCAGTGAACACCGTCGTCAACTCATGGTGAATCTGGTGACATCATGGCATGACAGTGAACTGATGAGAAGTTATGCTGAAGTTCTTTCCGCGGCCATGCCGAATCAGGAGATGACCATCCTGAATAATGTAACGACAAGAAAGAACACCGTCGCTCTCGGAGAAGAGGAGTTTCTTGTAGCCGGAGACGGGTTTATCACCGAAAGATTGGGGAAACTGGATTTCAACATATCGGCGAACTCGTTTTTTCAAACCAATTCAGCGCAGACAGTTTTGCTTTACGACGAAATTCTGAGGGTCGCCGGGCTCGACATCGGAGATACCGTTTATGATCTTTTCTGTGGAACAGGAACCATTGCGCTCTATCTTTCCGATTACTGCCGACAGGTGATAGGGCTTGAGGTTTCTGAAAGCTCGGTTGCCGATGCCCGAAAAAATGCGGCACTGAACCAGAGAGAGCATGTTCTTTTCATGCAGGTTGACCTCAATGATCACAGAGCCATGGTTGATGCGCTTCAACGTCACGACAAACCCCGGGTTATTGTGACCGACCCGCCAAGAGCAGGCATGCATCCAAAGGCGCTTGAGGTGATGGTGAGGATTGCTCCTGAAAAAATCGTCTATGTCAGTTGCAACCCGGCAAGCCTTGCCCGTGACGGCAGCGAGATATGCAAGGGGGGATACCGGCTCACATCGCTCCAACCGGTTGATATGTTTCCGCATACCAGCCACATTGAAAGCGTTGCCTGTTTTGAGCGCGAGTGA